The bacterium genomic interval GCGAGGAGATCCTCGACCCATCCGGGGGGCTCGACCGGTACATCCATCTCTTCGTCGACGGGCGCAGCTCCAAGTTCCTCGAAGCCGGCCTCGCGACCGAGGTCGACGGGAGCCAGTCGATCGAGTTCTTCCCGGCGGTGGCGGGCGGCTAGCCCGGATCCCAGCGGACCCTCGCGAGCGGTCGCGCCTCAGTGCAGGGTCGCGAAGCTGGCGCCCAGGCTCGGGAGCTTGGGACCCAGGTCGCGCAAGGCCTCGTTCAGCGCGTTCTCGGTCAGCGTGGCGAAGTAGAGCGCGTCGTTGCCCCAGTTGTAGAAGAGCCCCTGCGTGAGCTTGTGGCGGCCGTCCGTCTGGTAGGTCCAGACGACCTGGCCCGACGGATCGACGAGCTCGAACTCGAACTCGGTCTCGTTGATCGACGATCCGGCCGGGAATCCGATGTACCAGAGCAGGGGGCCGAAGACGCTCAGACCGTACGAGTAGACCGTTCCCTGATAGAAGGTCCGGTGGGCCGTGCCGCGGAGCATGTAGTCCGCTTCGCGCGTCTCGCCTCCGAGCGTGAAGTAGACACGCTTGAAGAGACCCGAGTTCTCGAAGGATCGCGCTGCCGCCTTCCCGAGATCCTCGTCGACCTGGAACTCCCACTCGGAGATCGTCATGAACGCCTTCGCCGCTTCCGGGCGCTCGTAGTTCACGCTGGCGTAGGGCATGAGCGGGATCAGGTAGAGAAACATCGTCGCCGACTGGTTCTTCACCGGCCGGGACTCCCGGAACGGGAGGACGCCGATCGTCAACTCCGTGGGCTGGGTATCCGCGCGGTAGAGCTGGTCGGGGTTGACCGGGTAGGTCCACTTCGCCTGGGTATTGCAGCCGACGAGCGAGAAGATCGTCGCGAGGACGGTGAGCAGGACGATTGCCGAGCGGGACATGACCTCTCCTTCGCGCCGAATGCGCGGCCAGTACGGGACGGTCGAAGCGTAGG includes:
- a CDS encoding MoaD/ThiS family protein, producing the protein MRIGFYATLRKIVGEKYVELDVPVPCTLQQIVDAVVAAHPDLGEEILDPSGGLDRYIHLFVDGRSSKFLEAGLATEVDGSQSIEFFPAVAGG